From Pelotomaculum schinkii, the proteins below share one genomic window:
- a CDS encoding CarD family transcriptional regulator, producing MFKIGDKVVYPMHGAGVIEAIEEKEVLGEKRQYYILRLPVGDMKVMIPINNGEGVGLREVIDSEGVKEVLQILRQQSSAMSPNWNRRYRANLEKIKSGNVFEVAEVVRNLIKRDREKGLSSGERKMLENARQILISELVLATELEEDKAQSMLDGAFA from the coding sequence TTGTTCAAAATAGGAGATAAAGTGGTGTACCCGATGCACGGTGCTGGAGTCATCGAGGCCATCGAGGAGAAGGAAGTCCTCGGGGAAAAGCGTCAGTATTATATACTGCGGCTCCCTGTCGGCGATATGAAGGTGATGATTCCAATCAACAATGGTGAAGGTGTTGGACTCAGGGAGGTCATTGATTCGGAAGGCGTCAAAGAAGTTTTGCAGATTCTGCGCCAGCAGTCTTCGGCCATGTCTCCCAATTGGAACCGGCGGTACCGCGCCAATCTGGAAAAAATAAAAAGCGGCAATGTCTTTGAGGTTGCCGAGGTGGTGCGTAATTTAATTAAAAGGGACCGTGAAAAAGGCCTTTCCTCGGGTGAGCGAAAAATGCTGGAGAACGCCAGGCAGATTTTAATCAGCGAACTGGTTCTGGCTACAGAACTTGAAGAGGATAAAGCGCAATCGATGCTCGACGGTGCCTTCGCCTAA
- the radA gene encoding DNA repair protein RadA — protein sequence MRVKSKFRCQECGQQSTRWLGRCPGCGAWNSLVEELDQPKTVSPAAINGLLEPCPVTEVPAQEEERFPTRMAEMDRVLGGGLVPGSLILVGGDPGIGKSTLMLQVAHLLSCRMPVLYISGEESARQVRLRAERLGALSPGLLLACETDIDQVERHLRQISPPVAVVDSIQTMFKSDLASAPGSVGQVRECAAQLMRLAKTTGISIFLVGHVTKEGMLAGPRVLEHMVDTVLYLEGDRHQFFRILRGVKNRFGSTNEIGIFEMSGAGLVEVASPSAIFLTKRPKGDVPGTAVAAALEGSRPLLVEIQALVCPTGYGTPRRMTAGVDYNRVALITAVLEKRMGFNLGNQDIYVNAVGGVRLDEPAADLAVACALASSFKDIPVDPGLACAGETGLTGELRPVTGVEKRIRESFKMGFSRFLMSSRSAALSGDDYGLLRADTLAGALEMALLA from the coding sequence ATGCGTGTAAAGTCTAAATTTCGCTGCCAGGAATGCGGGCAGCAGTCGACTCGCTGGCTGGGCCGCTGCCCGGGGTGTGGCGCCTGGAACAGTTTGGTGGAAGAGCTGGATCAGCCCAAGACTGTCAGCCCTGCAGCAATAAATGGATTGCTTGAACCATGTCCCGTAACCGAGGTGCCCGCTCAGGAAGAGGAACGCTTCCCCACCCGGATGGCCGAAATGGACAGGGTTTTGGGCGGAGGTCTGGTGCCGGGTTCCCTGATTTTAGTGGGGGGCGATCCCGGCATAGGCAAGTCTACCCTGATGCTGCAGGTTGCCCACCTGCTCAGCTGCAGAATGCCGGTACTGTACATATCAGGAGAAGAGTCGGCCCGCCAGGTGCGTCTCAGAGCCGAACGCCTGGGGGCGCTGTCGCCGGGTCTGCTCTTGGCCTGTGAAACGGATATTGATCAAGTAGAGAGACACCTCCGGCAAATCTCTCCTCCCGTGGCGGTGGTTGATTCCATTCAAACCATGTTCAAGTCCGACCTTGCTTCCGCTCCCGGCAGTGTCGGCCAGGTGCGCGAGTGCGCCGCCCAATTGATGAGGCTTGCTAAGACGACCGGAATATCGATATTTTTAGTCGGCCACGTTACCAAAGAAGGGATGCTGGCCGGCCCCAGGGTGCTGGAGCATATGGTGGACACGGTGCTTTATCTGGAAGGGGACCGGCACCAGTTTTTCCGTATCCTGCGTGGTGTTAAAAACCGGTTTGGCTCAACTAATGAAATCGGTATATTTGAAATGAGCGGCGCCGGCCTGGTCGAGGTAGCCAGCCCGTCCGCCATATTTCTTACCAAACGCCCCAAGGGGGACGTACCCGGGACCGCCGTGGCGGCCGCTCTTGAAGGGAGCAGGCCGCTCCTGGTGGAAATACAGGCGCTGGTCTGTCCGACGGGCTATGGTACTCCCCGCCGCATGACAGCCGGTGTGGACTACAACCGGGTGGCTCTGATAACCGCCGTGCTTGAAAAAAGGATGGGTTTCAACCTGGGTAACCAGGATATCTATGTCAATGCCGTAGGGGGCGTAAGGTTGGACGAACCTGCGGCAGATTTAGCCGTGGCCTGCGCGCTGGCCTCGAGTTTTAAGGATATTCCGGTGGATCCGGGTCTGGCATGTGCCGGGGAAACCGGCTTGACCGGCGAATTGCGCCCGGTTACGGGTGTAGAAAAAAGGATTAGAGAGTCGTTTAAAATGGGTTTTAGCCGCTTTCTGATGTCGAGCCGCAGCGCCGCCCTGTCCGGGGACGATTACGGCTTACTCAGAGCGGACACTCTGGCCGGGGCGTTGGAAATGGCTTTATTGGCGTGA
- the ispD gene encoding 2-C-methyl-D-erythritol 4-phosphate cytidylyltransferase, with amino-acid sequence MVKVAAVVPAAGCGSRMGSDVKKQFIALAGAPILGYVLRILEASKLVQTIVVAVGEGEEEYCRRAVVDKLGLKKITAVVQGGKERQDSVYSGLLALAPDTDIVVIHDGVRPLLSDENLEMVVGAALAFDAATCAVPVKDTVKLAREDGFVAETLPRNRLWLTQTPQAFRYGVILDAHRRAHEENFRATDDAALVERLGMAVKLVDGSYRNIKITTPEDLIVASALLEASQAGGGQK; translated from the coding sequence TTGGTTAAGGTTGCCGCTGTGGTGCCTGCCGCCGGTTGCGGGAGCCGGATGGGGTCGGATGTGAAGAAGCAGTTTATTGCTCTGGCCGGGGCGCCCATACTGGGGTACGTATTAAGAATTCTTGAAGCCAGCAAGCTGGTGCAGACCATAGTGGTAGCCGTAGGCGAAGGTGAAGAGGAATATTGCCGCCGGGCTGTGGTCGACAAGCTGGGGCTAAAGAAAATAACAGCCGTCGTACAAGGTGGTAAAGAGCGCCAGGATTCCGTTTACAGCGGCCTCCTGGCGCTTGCGCCTGATACGGATATTGTGGTCATACATGACGGGGTCCGCCCCCTGTTGAGCGATGAAAACCTGGAGATGGTCGTCGGGGCCGCCCTTGCGTTTGACGCCGCAACCTGCGCCGTGCCTGTAAAAGACACGGTTAAACTAGCCCGGGAGGACGGTTTTGTGGCCGAAACCCTGCCCAGAAACAGGCTGTGGTTGACCCAGACACCTCAGGCTTTCCGTTACGGGGTTATTCTGGACGCGCACCGCCGTGCTCATGAGGAAAACTTCAGGGCCACGGACGACGCGGCGCTGGTTGAAAGGCTGGGGATGGCGGTGAAATTGGTGGATGGCAGTTACCGGAATATCAAAATTACAACTCCCGAAGACCTCATCGTGGCTTCGGCCCTGCTCGAGGCCTCTCAGGCCGGGGGTGGTCAAAAATGA
- the disA gene encoding DNA integrity scanning diadenylate cyclase DisA, translating to MKEEKAEDRLLRVLRSVAPGRPLREGLENVLRAKNGGLIVLGENPEVMEITEGGFVINADFSPSNLYELAKMDGAIILSKDAKKILAANTQMIPSQNVPSSETGIRHRTAERVARQTGALVIAISQRRGIITIYKGTLKYVLRDLGVILTKANQAIQTLEKYRSVLDKFLVGLSVMEFQETVTLFDVAKAIQRVEMVLRVVKEIERYTTELGVEGRLITMQMEELVSNVEEEGLLIIQDYATTLADKTPAAILGVIGSWPAEDFLDLSLLARALGYPGSASILDQHVVPRGYRILQKVPRLPLPVIDNLVKTFGALNKILLATIEELDEVEGIGEVRARSIKEGLSRYRDLLLQDRHS from the coding sequence ATGAAGGAAGAAAAAGCGGAAGACAGGCTATTACGGGTGCTTCGTTCGGTAGCTCCGGGCAGGCCTTTGCGGGAGGGACTGGAGAATGTCCTGCGGGCCAAAAATGGAGGGCTAATCGTCCTGGGCGAAAACCCGGAGGTTATGGAAATCACTGAGGGCGGCTTTGTGATTAACGCCGATTTCAGTCCTTCCAATCTCTATGAACTGGCTAAAATGGACGGCGCCATAATCCTCAGCAAGGACGCCAAAAAGATTCTGGCAGCCAACACCCAGATGATCCCCAGTCAAAACGTTCCATCCAGCGAGACGGGTATTCGCCACCGTACCGCAGAGCGGGTGGCCAGACAGACCGGAGCCCTGGTTATCGCCATCTCACAGCGCCGGGGAATCATTACTATCTATAAAGGTACCCTTAAATACGTCCTGAGGGATCTTGGGGTAATCTTGACCAAGGCCAATCAGGCTATCCAAACCCTTGAAAAATACCGCTCGGTATTGGATAAGTTCCTGGTGGGCTTAAGCGTTATGGAATTTCAGGAGACGGTCACCCTTTTTGACGTTGCCAAGGCCATTCAGCGGGTGGAAATGGTCTTAAGGGTGGTAAAGGAAATTGAAAGATATACCACCGAACTGGGGGTGGAAGGCCGGCTGATCACCATGCAAATGGAGGAACTGGTATCCAATGTCGAGGAAGAGGGCCTCTTGATTATCCAGGACTACGCGACCACCCTGGCCGACAAGACGCCTGCCGCCATCCTGGGCGTAATCGGCAGCTGGCCCGCCGAGGACTTCCTGGACCTCTCCTTGCTCGCCCGCGCCCTGGGTTACCCGGGCAGCGCCAGTATCCTGGACCAGCACGTCGTGCCGCGGGGCTATCGCATTTTGCAGAAGGTGCCACGGCTGCCCCTGCCTGTGATTGATAACCTTGTTAAGACCTTTGGGGCATTGAATAAAATATTGTTAGCCACTATTGAGGAACTGGACGAGGTAGAGGGCATAGGGGAGGTCCGTGCCCGCTCCATCAAGGAAGGTTTAAGCCGCTATCGCGACCTGTTGCTGCAGGATAGACACAGTTAA
- a CDS encoding PIN/TRAM domain-containing protein, translating into MKKAVYFILLAAFTGSGVAFGFFLVNSGLVTFLTDLPQHFRLGVVGLSTLIGLLAGILLARPLMSGAVRLTVIAEQYLQRTPTQDLVMGSVGLIIGLIIANLIGNLLSFLGPVGKLVWILITLFLSYLGLSIGIKKREELLALFASFPKFGKDRALKSELKAGHFKILDTSVIIDGRIAELCESGFIEGVMLIPAFVLEELRHIADSPDLLKRNRGRRGLDILNKMRKDVDIKVQIYDNNRGLEDVAEVDTKLVKLAQKLGGKIITNDYNLNKVAELHGVKVLNINELANAVKPVVLPGEEMVVQLVKDGKEMGQGVAYLDDGTMIVVDNGKRYMNQTIPVLVTSVLQTAAGRMIFAKPKYEKRGEGQAHLGEVNAIG; encoded by the coding sequence GTGAAAAAAGCAGTTTATTTTATTTTATTGGCTGCTTTTACCGGTTCCGGTGTGGCTTTTGGTTTTTTTCTGGTTAACAGTGGCCTGGTGACCTTTTTAACCGACCTGCCTCAACATTTCAGGCTTGGGGTGGTGGGCTTATCCACCCTGATCGGCCTGCTTGCCGGAATTCTGCTGGCCCGGCCGCTCATGAGCGGAGCAGTGCGATTGACTGTAATTGCCGAGCAGTACCTGCAGAGGACCCCGACTCAGGATCTGGTCATGGGCTCGGTCGGCTTGATTATTGGACTTATAATTGCAAATTTAATAGGCAATCTCCTGTCCTTTTTAGGTCCTGTCGGTAAGCTGGTATGGATTCTGATTACACTATTTTTGTCTTACCTTGGCTTAAGCATCGGCATCAAAAAGCGTGAAGAACTACTGGCGCTGTTCGCCAGTTTCCCCAAGTTTGGCAAGGACCGGGCTTTGAAATCCGAGCTCAAAGCGGGGCATTTTAAGATTCTGGATACCAGTGTGATTATTGATGGACGGATCGCCGAACTGTGCGAAAGCGGCTTTATTGAGGGAGTTATGCTTATTCCCGCCTTTGTGCTGGAAGAGCTGCGCCATATAGCTGACTCTCCCGACCTTTTGAAAAGGAACCGGGGCAGGCGGGGCCTGGATATACTTAATAAGATGAGGAAAGATGTTGACATAAAAGTCCAAATATACGACAACAACCGGGGACTGGAAGATGTTGCGGAAGTGGATACCAAGCTGGTCAAGCTGGCTCAGAAACTGGGCGGCAAAATCATTACCAACGACTATAACCTGAACAAAGTTGCAGAACTGCACGGTGTTAAGGTTCTAAATATCAACGAGCTGGCCAACGCCGTGAAGCCGGTAGTTCTGCCGGGTGAGGAAATGGTGGTGCAGTTGGTCAAGGACGGAAAAGAGATGGGCCAGGGAGTTGCCTACCTGGATGATGGTACCATGATCGTGGTGGACAACGGCAAGCGTTATATGAACCAGACTATCCCGGTGCTGGTCACCAGTGTTCTCCAGACTGCCGCCGGGCGGATGATTTTTGCCAAGCCCAAGTATGAAAAACGCGGCGAAGGACAAGCTCATCTGGGTGAGGTGAACGCCATTGGTTAA